From the genome of Leptolyngbya iicbica LK, one region includes:
- a CDS encoding ParE family toxin-like protein — protein MKSSRTQDFRKLFSKLPNRVKATARKNYQLWRENPSHPSLEFKKVNNKLNIWSVRVGIGWRALGVMKPQENKIVWFWIGSHAEYDRILKTK, from the coding sequence ATGAAGTCGTCGAGAACTCAAGATTTTCGCAAGCTGTTTTCTAAACTGCCCAACCGGGTCAAAGCAACTGCCAGGAAGAACTATCAGCTTTGGCGAGAAAATCCTTCTCATCCCAGTCTGGAGTTCAAAAAGGTCAACAACAAGCTAAATATCTGGTCAGTTCGAGTTGGTATTGGCTGGCGAGCTTTAGGCGTCATGAAACCACAAGAGAATAAGATTGTCTGGTTCTGGATTGGCTCTCATGCTGAATACGATCGCATTCTCAAGACAAAGTAA